Proteins encoded in a region of the Larimichthys crocea isolate SSNF chromosome XVI, L_crocea_2.0, whole genome shotgun sequence genome:
- the tdrkh gene encoding tudor and KH domain-containing protein isoform X2 has protein sequence MDAVKESHKSSLSSGRMVALAAGLSVGATVGYMVYRHISSTNNTQEPSPEVSKMTLPVEVYRNISRYQAKFLDMVTQKSGAHVRVLSDSGEPACKTAVCFLLQGSKEQILLARCVLENLVTDCEPVTEALEVPQTAFGRIIGRGGESLKLITRTTGAKVACSKEKTHGPGAKGNVTITGTRQEVQQAKELIVEKVREDTMVRTKISQSSALRQKRGHTAAVQRPDSTETEAPVGLNNNSLHSQVEKNRLIHANGTTGEPKDVFDKMEELKLNTDNNKEEDSVSTDSLSEISKFEIPSPDLSFQPDEHLEVYVSAYENPNHFWIQILGVRSLQLDKLTEEMNRFYNSSNPTEQRVETIVVGDIVAAPYKDHGTWNRARVLGVLSSGLVDLYYVDFGDNGELPRDGLCRMRSDFLSLPFQAIECNLAGVRPKEEVWTEGALDEFERLTHCASWRPLQAKLCSYSHSEISSWPSVKLYDNSDGKTVDIGEELIRRDHAVSFQEVANGKTDRDNLGCLQRMLDDVIGASSELSLSCISLSGSRQQCEDHPSEQASSASSPCYPHILRSTQLHTVSPSSTFTHSFAHSSPAKMIHMVQSSPTQTHATSRAHSHISVPALTNSQLPFPSSASYPGSPLCIRELSSDEMIEKGSAYEGETDHEMSTESFYSCQSSSTEDDSVAWSCISTTSTSAHCDTSQDSSHSEEYGENVWQQGDEEDKGRDSSVLANSTDVIYCGDEEQEQLETSNGQGGVDSDLSGGGIDEKIHLGGEILDKVKMRVGRTPHSDRFQIRAEEEHKCGSNSFTDDKLSGQRADFSINPCPYTTHDTGTEAASISGSVDDVIEDELV, from the exons ATGGACGCAGTGAAGGAGAGTCACAAGAGCAGCCTGAGCTCGGGCAGAATGGTGGCCCTGGCTGCGGGGCTGTCTGTCGGGGCCACAGTGGGCTACATGGTCTATCGTCACATAAGCAGCACCAACAACA CTCAGGAGCCCAGCCCTGAGGTGTCCAAGATGACGCTTCCTGTAGAGGTTTATAGGAACATATCCAGGTACCAAGCCAAGTTTTTGGACATG GTGACCCAGAAGTCTGGAGCTCACGTCAGGGTTCTGTCAGATTCAGGGGAGCCTGCGTGTAAGACggctgtgtgtttcctgctgcaggGCTCTAAGGAGCAGATCCTGCTGGCCCGCTGCGTCCTGGAGAACCTGGTCACTGACTGTGAACCAGTGACTGAGGCTTTGGAGGTTCCTCAGACCGCATTTGGACGTATAATAG gcCGTGGTGGAGAGAGTTTGAAACTGATCACCAGGACCACAGGAGCCAAAGTGGCTTGTTCGAAAGAGAAGACGCACGGTCCCGGTGCAAAGGGCAACGTGACGATCACGGGGACCAGACAGGAAGTGCAACAGGCCAAG GAGCTGATTGTAGAAaaagtcagagaggacacaATGGTGAGGACGAAGATCTCCCAGTCATCTGCCCTGCGGCAGAAACGAGGCCACACTGCTGCGGTTCAGAGGCCGGACAGCACAGAGACTGAAGCACCGGTGGGCTTAAACAACAACAGTCTGCACTCTCAGGTGGAGAAAAACAGGCTGATCCATGCCAACGGAACCACAGGAGAACCCAAAGATGTTTTTGACAAGATGGAAGAGCTGAAGctcaacacagacaacaacaaggAGGAGGACAGTGTCTCCACTGACTCTCTGTCTGAAATCTCCAAGTTTGAAA tTCCCAGCCCAGACCTGAGCTTCCAGCCCGACGAACATCTCGAGGTTTATGTTTCTGCCTACGAGAACCCAAACCACTTCTGGATCCAGATCCTGGGCGTGCGCTCCCTGCAGCTGGACAAACTGACCGAGGAGATGAACCGCTTCTACAACAGCAGCAACCCCACT GAGCAGAGGGTGGAGACCATCGTGGTGGGGGACATTGTGGCTGCTCCATACAAAGACCACGGCACATGGAACAGGGCCAGGGTGCTGGGAGTGCTGAGCTCCGGACTGGTTGACCTTTACTACGTGGACTTTGGAGACAACGGGGAGCTGCCCAGAGACGGCCTGTGCCGCATGAG GAGCGACTTCCTCAGCTTGCCATTCCAAGCTATTGAGTGCAACTTAGCAGGAGTGAGACCAAAAG AGGAGGTGTGGACCGAGGGCGCTCTGGACGAGTTTGAGCGGCTGACACACTGCGCCTCCTGGAGACCCCTGCAGGCCAAACTCTGCAGCTACTCTCACTCTGAGATCTCCTCCTGGCCCAGCGTCAAGCTCTATGACAACAGTGACGGCAAG ACCGTAGATATCGGCGAGGAGCTCATACGGCGGGACCACGCAGTCAGTTTCCAGGAAGTGGCGAATGGGAAGACGGATCGGGACAACCTTGGCTGTCTGCAGAGGATGCTG GATGACGTGATCGGAGCCTCGTCAGAGCTCAGCCTCTCCTGTATCAGCCTATCGG GCTCTCGGCAACAATGTGAAGATCATCCGTCTGAGCAGGCATCATCTGCGTCCTCTCCATGTTACCCACATATCCTGAGATCCACGCAGCTACACACTGTCAGTCCCTCATCTACATTCACGCACAGCTTTGCCCACTCAAGTCCAGCCAAGATGATTCACATGGTTCAGTCATCGCCTACACAAACCCACGCCACCAGTCGTGCTCATTCTCACATCTCTGTGCCAGCGCTCACAAACTCACAActtccttttccctcctctgcttcctACCCGGGGAGTCCTTTGTGCATTCGGGAGTTAAGCAGTGATGAGATGATCGAGAAAGGAAGTGCCTATGAAGGAGAGACGGACCATGAAATGTCCACAGAGAGCTTCTACTCCTGTCAGAGCTCGAGCACAGAGGACGACAGTGTGGCATGGAGCTGCATCAGCACAACCTCCACATCTGCCCACTGTGACACAAGCCAGGACTCCAGCCACAGCGAGGAGTATGGAGAGAATGTTTGGCAacaaggagatgaagaggataAAGGAAGAGATAGCAGCGTCCTCGCTAACAGCACTGATGTTATTTACTGTGGAGACGAGGAACAGGAGCAGCTGGAAACAAGTAATGGACAGGGTGGTGTAGATAGTGACCTGAGTGGAGGTGGAATTgatgagaaaatacatttagGGGGGGAAATATTGGATAAAGTAAAAATGAGAGTTGGTAGGACGCCTCACTCTGACAGGTTTCAGATAAGAGCAGAAGAGGAACATAAATGTGGAAGTAACAGCTTCACAGACGACAAGCTGTCAGGACAGAGAGCAGACTTCAGCATTAACCCATGTCCATATACAACACATGACACAGGCACAG
- the tdrkh gene encoding tudor and KH domain-containing protein isoform X3: MDVGVSKSHVFLNYSPRALFSQWSIPLGAQRVMDAVKESHKSSLSSGRMVALAAGLSVGATVGYMVYRHISSTNNTQEPSPEVSKMTLPVEVYRNISRYQAKFLDMVTQKSGAHVRVLSDSGEPACKTAVCFLLQGSKEQILLARCVLENLVTDCEPVTEALEVPQTAFGRIIGRGGESLKLITRTTGAKVACSKEKTHGPGAKGNVTITGTRQEVQQAKELIVEKVREDTMVRTKISQSSALRQKRGHTAAVQRPDSTETEAPVGLNNNSLHSQVEKNRLIHANGTTGEPKDVFDKMEELKLNTDNNKEEDSVSTDSLSEISKFEIPSPDLSFQPDEHLEVYVSAYENPNHFWIQILGVRSLQLDKLTEEMNRFYNSSNPTEQRVETIVVGDIVAAPYKDHGTWNRARVLGVLSSGLVDLYYVDFGDNGELPRDGLCRMRSDFLSLPFQAIECNLAGVRPKEEVWTEGALDEFERLTHCASWRPLQAKLCSYSHSEISSWPSVKLYDNSDGKTVDIGEELIRRDHAVSFQEVANGKTDRDNLGCLQRMLDDVIGASSELSLSCISLSEAASISGSVDDVIEDELV; encoded by the exons ATGGACGTTGGAGTGTCCAAGTCCCATGTGTTTCTCAACTACAGCCCCAGAGCCCTCTTCTCCCA GTGGAGCATCCCACTGGGTGCGCAGCGTGTCATGGACGCAGTGAAGGAGAGTCACAAGAGCAGCCTGAGCTCGGGCAGAATGGTGGCCCTGGCTGCGGGGCTGTCTGTCGGGGCCACAGTGGGCTACATGGTCTATCGTCACATAAGCAGCACCAACAACA CTCAGGAGCCCAGCCCTGAGGTGTCCAAGATGACGCTTCCTGTAGAGGTTTATAGGAACATATCCAGGTACCAAGCCAAGTTTTTGGACATG GTGACCCAGAAGTCTGGAGCTCACGTCAGGGTTCTGTCAGATTCAGGGGAGCCTGCGTGTAAGACggctgtgtgtttcctgctgcaggGCTCTAAGGAGCAGATCCTGCTGGCCCGCTGCGTCCTGGAGAACCTGGTCACTGACTGTGAACCAGTGACTGAGGCTTTGGAGGTTCCTCAGACCGCATTTGGACGTATAATAG gcCGTGGTGGAGAGAGTTTGAAACTGATCACCAGGACCACAGGAGCCAAAGTGGCTTGTTCGAAAGAGAAGACGCACGGTCCCGGTGCAAAGGGCAACGTGACGATCACGGGGACCAGACAGGAAGTGCAACAGGCCAAG GAGCTGATTGTAGAAaaagtcagagaggacacaATGGTGAGGACGAAGATCTCCCAGTCATCTGCCCTGCGGCAGAAACGAGGCCACACTGCTGCGGTTCAGAGGCCGGACAGCACAGAGACTGAAGCACCGGTGGGCTTAAACAACAACAGTCTGCACTCTCAGGTGGAGAAAAACAGGCTGATCCATGCCAACGGAACCACAGGAGAACCCAAAGATGTTTTTGACAAGATGGAAGAGCTGAAGctcaacacagacaacaacaaggAGGAGGACAGTGTCTCCACTGACTCTCTGTCTGAAATCTCCAAGTTTGAAA tTCCCAGCCCAGACCTGAGCTTCCAGCCCGACGAACATCTCGAGGTTTATGTTTCTGCCTACGAGAACCCAAACCACTTCTGGATCCAGATCCTGGGCGTGCGCTCCCTGCAGCTGGACAAACTGACCGAGGAGATGAACCGCTTCTACAACAGCAGCAACCCCACT GAGCAGAGGGTGGAGACCATCGTGGTGGGGGACATTGTGGCTGCTCCATACAAAGACCACGGCACATGGAACAGGGCCAGGGTGCTGGGAGTGCTGAGCTCCGGACTGGTTGACCTTTACTACGTGGACTTTGGAGACAACGGGGAGCTGCCCAGAGACGGCCTGTGCCGCATGAG GAGCGACTTCCTCAGCTTGCCATTCCAAGCTATTGAGTGCAACTTAGCAGGAGTGAGACCAAAAG AGGAGGTGTGGACCGAGGGCGCTCTGGACGAGTTTGAGCGGCTGACACACTGCGCCTCCTGGAGACCCCTGCAGGCCAAACTCTGCAGCTACTCTCACTCTGAGATCTCCTCCTGGCCCAGCGTCAAGCTCTATGACAACAGTGACGGCAAG ACCGTAGATATCGGCGAGGAGCTCATACGGCGGGACCACGCAGTCAGTTTCCAGGAAGTGGCGAATGGGAAGACGGATCGGGACAACCTTGGCTGTCTGCAGAGGATGCTG GATGACGTGATCGGAGCCTCGTCAGAGCTCAGCCTCTCCTGTATCAGCCTATCGG
- the tdrkh gene encoding tudor and KH domain-containing protein isoform X1 produces MDVGVSKSHVFLNYSPRALFSQWSIPLGAQRVMDAVKESHKSSLSSGRMVALAAGLSVGATVGYMVYRHISSTNNTQEPSPEVSKMTLPVEVYRNISRYQAKFLDMVTQKSGAHVRVLSDSGEPACKTAVCFLLQGSKEQILLARCVLENLVTDCEPVTEALEVPQTAFGRIIGRGGESLKLITRTTGAKVACSKEKTHGPGAKGNVTITGTRQEVQQAKELIVEKVREDTMVRTKISQSSALRQKRGHTAAVQRPDSTETEAPVGLNNNSLHSQVEKNRLIHANGTTGEPKDVFDKMEELKLNTDNNKEEDSVSTDSLSEISKFEIPSPDLSFQPDEHLEVYVSAYENPNHFWIQILGVRSLQLDKLTEEMNRFYNSSNPTEQRVETIVVGDIVAAPYKDHGTWNRARVLGVLSSGLVDLYYVDFGDNGELPRDGLCRMRSDFLSLPFQAIECNLAGVRPKEEVWTEGALDEFERLTHCASWRPLQAKLCSYSHSEISSWPSVKLYDNSDGKTVDIGEELIRRDHAVSFQEVANGKTDRDNLGCLQRMLDDVIGASSELSLSCISLSGSRQQCEDHPSEQASSASSPCYPHILRSTQLHTVSPSSTFTHSFAHSSPAKMIHMVQSSPTQTHATSRAHSHISVPALTNSQLPFPSSASYPGSPLCIRELSSDEMIEKGSAYEGETDHEMSTESFYSCQSSSTEDDSVAWSCISTTSTSAHCDTSQDSSHSEEYGENVWQQGDEEDKGRDSSVLANSTDVIYCGDEEQEQLETSNGQGGVDSDLSGGGIDEKIHLGGEILDKVKMRVGRTPHSDRFQIRAEEEHKCGSNSFTDDKLSGQRADFSINPCPYTTHDTGTEAASISGSVDDVIEDELV; encoded by the exons ATGGACGTTGGAGTGTCCAAGTCCCATGTGTTTCTCAACTACAGCCCCAGAGCCCTCTTCTCCCA GTGGAGCATCCCACTGGGTGCGCAGCGTGTCATGGACGCAGTGAAGGAGAGTCACAAGAGCAGCCTGAGCTCGGGCAGAATGGTGGCCCTGGCTGCGGGGCTGTCTGTCGGGGCCACAGTGGGCTACATGGTCTATCGTCACATAAGCAGCACCAACAACA CTCAGGAGCCCAGCCCTGAGGTGTCCAAGATGACGCTTCCTGTAGAGGTTTATAGGAACATATCCAGGTACCAAGCCAAGTTTTTGGACATG GTGACCCAGAAGTCTGGAGCTCACGTCAGGGTTCTGTCAGATTCAGGGGAGCCTGCGTGTAAGACggctgtgtgtttcctgctgcaggGCTCTAAGGAGCAGATCCTGCTGGCCCGCTGCGTCCTGGAGAACCTGGTCACTGACTGTGAACCAGTGACTGAGGCTTTGGAGGTTCCTCAGACCGCATTTGGACGTATAATAG gcCGTGGTGGAGAGAGTTTGAAACTGATCACCAGGACCACAGGAGCCAAAGTGGCTTGTTCGAAAGAGAAGACGCACGGTCCCGGTGCAAAGGGCAACGTGACGATCACGGGGACCAGACAGGAAGTGCAACAGGCCAAG GAGCTGATTGTAGAAaaagtcagagaggacacaATGGTGAGGACGAAGATCTCCCAGTCATCTGCCCTGCGGCAGAAACGAGGCCACACTGCTGCGGTTCAGAGGCCGGACAGCACAGAGACTGAAGCACCGGTGGGCTTAAACAACAACAGTCTGCACTCTCAGGTGGAGAAAAACAGGCTGATCCATGCCAACGGAACCACAGGAGAACCCAAAGATGTTTTTGACAAGATGGAAGAGCTGAAGctcaacacagacaacaacaaggAGGAGGACAGTGTCTCCACTGACTCTCTGTCTGAAATCTCCAAGTTTGAAA tTCCCAGCCCAGACCTGAGCTTCCAGCCCGACGAACATCTCGAGGTTTATGTTTCTGCCTACGAGAACCCAAACCACTTCTGGATCCAGATCCTGGGCGTGCGCTCCCTGCAGCTGGACAAACTGACCGAGGAGATGAACCGCTTCTACAACAGCAGCAACCCCACT GAGCAGAGGGTGGAGACCATCGTGGTGGGGGACATTGTGGCTGCTCCATACAAAGACCACGGCACATGGAACAGGGCCAGGGTGCTGGGAGTGCTGAGCTCCGGACTGGTTGACCTTTACTACGTGGACTTTGGAGACAACGGGGAGCTGCCCAGAGACGGCCTGTGCCGCATGAG GAGCGACTTCCTCAGCTTGCCATTCCAAGCTATTGAGTGCAACTTAGCAGGAGTGAGACCAAAAG AGGAGGTGTGGACCGAGGGCGCTCTGGACGAGTTTGAGCGGCTGACACACTGCGCCTCCTGGAGACCCCTGCAGGCCAAACTCTGCAGCTACTCTCACTCTGAGATCTCCTCCTGGCCCAGCGTCAAGCTCTATGACAACAGTGACGGCAAG ACCGTAGATATCGGCGAGGAGCTCATACGGCGGGACCACGCAGTCAGTTTCCAGGAAGTGGCGAATGGGAAGACGGATCGGGACAACCTTGGCTGTCTGCAGAGGATGCTG GATGACGTGATCGGAGCCTCGTCAGAGCTCAGCCTCTCCTGTATCAGCCTATCGG GCTCTCGGCAACAATGTGAAGATCATCCGTCTGAGCAGGCATCATCTGCGTCCTCTCCATGTTACCCACATATCCTGAGATCCACGCAGCTACACACTGTCAGTCCCTCATCTACATTCACGCACAGCTTTGCCCACTCAAGTCCAGCCAAGATGATTCACATGGTTCAGTCATCGCCTACACAAACCCACGCCACCAGTCGTGCTCATTCTCACATCTCTGTGCCAGCGCTCACAAACTCACAActtccttttccctcctctgcttcctACCCGGGGAGTCCTTTGTGCATTCGGGAGTTAAGCAGTGATGAGATGATCGAGAAAGGAAGTGCCTATGAAGGAGAGACGGACCATGAAATGTCCACAGAGAGCTTCTACTCCTGTCAGAGCTCGAGCACAGAGGACGACAGTGTGGCATGGAGCTGCATCAGCACAACCTCCACATCTGCCCACTGTGACACAAGCCAGGACTCCAGCCACAGCGAGGAGTATGGAGAGAATGTTTGGCAacaaggagatgaagaggataAAGGAAGAGATAGCAGCGTCCTCGCTAACAGCACTGATGTTATTTACTGTGGAGACGAGGAACAGGAGCAGCTGGAAACAAGTAATGGACAGGGTGGTGTAGATAGTGACCTGAGTGGAGGTGGAATTgatgagaaaatacatttagGGGGGGAAATATTGGATAAAGTAAAAATGAGAGTTGGTAGGACGCCTCACTCTGACAGGTTTCAGATAAGAGCAGAAGAGGAACATAAATGTGGAAGTAACAGCTTCACAGACGACAAGCTGTCAGGACAGAGAGCAGACTTCAGCATTAACCCATGTCCATATACAACACATGACACAGGCACAG